In Eubalaena glacialis isolate mEubGla1 chromosome 4, mEubGla1.1.hap2.+ XY, whole genome shotgun sequence, one DNA window encodes the following:
- the LOC133090670 gene encoding LOW QUALITY PROTEIN: SHC SH2 domain-binding protein 1-like (The sequence of the model RefSeq protein was modified relative to this genomic sequence to represent the inferred CDS: inserted 1 base in 1 codon; deleted 3 bases in 2 codons; substituted 1 base at 1 genomic stop codon) yields MDYALGLGLALYPGFRSPLMPWDSPAEPEKQLRHRITGLGGCPRKLEKDDGVLAGGGLGSEAMAPDPERTGWAAEEEPGPLEKGLFEDEDSCSDCSNHDKPADCKASEVKEFTAEFLEQVLESSGRRAVWHTNVFEVLVAVTDVDFAALKAVVRLADPDPYLCESQVSTFTLECMKELLDLKEHWLQELWVVVDDSGVFDQTAPAIEHVRFFYQNVWRSWAEKEEDEYDYFVRCVEPRLRLHYDILEDQVPSGLIVDYQNLLTQCEENYRKFLNLRSCLSNCNSDSEQENISMLEGLKLYSEIEQLKRKLKLIENPLLRYVFGYQKNSNIQAKGIRPNGQKVTHVVSSTMTTGLLXSLLRDKLCPEPCKEDIEIQFHSDPLSAINACYEGNTVIVCPSRYVVHGTFSIADSIELEGYGLPDDIVIEKGGKGDTFVDCTGVDIKIPSIKFVQHDAVEGILIIHRGKTTLENXQCETTGVTVRTSAEFLMKSSDLYGAKGAGIEIYPGSKCTLSDNRIHLQGRDHCKEGILIKDFLDEHHDIPKISMVNNVIHNNEGYGVVLVKPTIFSDLQEKAQDETEDNKALKVQTSGEIDVAERVDLEELIQCATGKMELYVRADLSEQVESNCEIVNELVAASTQKGQMKKKRLSELGITQADDNLMSQEMFVSIVGNQFKWNGKGSFSTFLF; encoded by the exons ATGGACTATGCCCTGGGCTTGGGGCTGGCTTTATATCCCGGTTTTCGGTCCCCACTGATGCCCTGGGAT TCTCCTGCAGAGCCAG agAAGCAGCTGCGTCATCGCATTACTGGGCTGGGTGGCTGCCCGCGGAAACTTGAAAAGGATGACGGGGTGCTGGCAGGTGGCGGGCTGGGGTCGGAGGCTATGGCGCCGGACCCCGAGCGCACCGGCTGGGCTGCGGAAGAGGAGCCGGGGCCCCTCGAGAAAGGTTTGTTCGAAGATGAAGATTCCTGCAGTGATTGTAGCAATCATGATAAACCAG CTGACTGCAAGGCCTCTGAGGTAAAAGAATTCACAGCTGAGTTCTTAGAGCAGGTCCTTGAATCATCTGGACGGCGGGCAGTCTGGCACACTAATGTGTTCGAGGTGCTGGTTGCAGTCACAGATGTGGACTTTGCAGCCTTGAAGGCAGTGGTGAGGCTTGCTGACCCGGACCCGTACctctgtgaatctcaagtgagcACTTTTACTTTGGAGTGTATGAAAGAGCTCCTTGATCTGAAGGAACACTGGTTGCAGGAGCTGTGGGTGGTGGTTGATGATTCTGGAGTATTTGACCAGACAGCACCTGCAATCGAGCATGTCAGGTTTTTCTATCAGAACGTTTGGAGGAGTTGGGCTGAAAAAGAAGAGGATGAGTATGATTATTTTGTTAGATGTGTTGAACCTCGACTGAGATTGCATTATGACATTCTTGAAGACCAAGTTCCTTCAGGACTTATTGTTGACTATC aaaatctgttgactCAATGTGAGGAGAATTAcaggaaatttttaaatctgAGAAGCTGTTTGTCAAATTGTAACTCTGATTCTGAGCAGGAAAACATCTCCATGCTGGAAGGGTTGAAATTGTATTCAGAGATCGAACAGTTGAAGCGAAAGCTAAAACTCATTGAGAATCCTTTGTTGAGATATGTGTTTGGTTATCAGAAGAATTCTAATATACAAGCAAAGGGCATCCGTCCAAATGGCCAGAAGGTCACCCATGTGGTCTCCTCCACCATGACGACTGGTCTGCTGTAGTCCCTGCTCAGGGATAAGCTTTGTCCAGAGCCTTGTAAGGAAGACATAGAAATTCAGTTCCATAGTGATCCATTGTCTGCTATAAATGCCTGCTATGAGGGCAACACTGTTATTGTTTGTCCCAGCCGTTACGTGGTACATGGTACATTCTCCATTGCTGACTCCATTGAGTTGGAAGGGTATGGTCTACCAGATGATATTGTGATAGAAAAGGGAGGCAAAGGAGACACTTTTGTGGATTGTACGGGTGTGGATATTAAAATCCCAAGCATAAAATTTGTTCAGCATGATGCCGTGGAAGGAATCTTAATTATTCACCGTGGCAAGACTACATTGGAAA TACAGTGTGAAACTACAGGAGTCACAGTACGAACATCAGCAGAATTTTTAATGAAGAGCTCAGATTTATATGGTGCCAAGGGTGCAGGTATAGAAATATATCCCGGGAGTAAGTGCACCCTGAGTGACAATCGGATCCAT CTGCAAGGAAGGGATCACTGCAAAGAAGGGATCCTCATTAAGGACTTCTTAGATGAACATCATGACATTCCCAAAATATCCATGGTGAATAATGTCATACATAATAACGAAGGTTATGGTGTTGTCTTGGTGAAACCTACAATTTTCTCTGACCTGCAAGAAAAAGCCCAAGATGAAACTGAAGATAATAAAGCACTTAAAGTTCAGACAAGTGGAGAGATAGATGTAGCTGAAAGAGTGGATCTAGAAGAGCTGATTCAATGTGCAACTGGTAAAATGGAGCTTTATGTGAGAGCTGACCTTTCTGAGCAAGTTGAAAGCAATTGCGAAATTGTAAATGAACTAGTTGCTGCCTCCACACAA AAAGGCCAGATGAAGAAGAAAAGGTTGAGTGAACTGGGGATCACGCAAGCTGATGACAACTTAATGTCACAGGAGATGTTTGTTTCAATTGTGGGGAACCAGTTCAAGTGGAATGGGAAAGGGAGTTTCAGCACATTTCTGTTCTGA